In one Silene latifolia isolate original U9 population chromosome 10, ASM4854445v1, whole genome shotgun sequence genomic region, the following are encoded:
- the LOC141606020 gene encoding ubiquitin-ribosomal protein eL40 fusion protein-like, whose amino-acid sequence MKIFVKTVAARTITLDVESTDTIEDVGKKIQKSEGIPSNQNCLIFDGKRLKNSHTLANCGIQNESILHLEWLSYSCYYSAQRKVWALALKFHLDKKICRKCYARLPARNVDIAISYERRRVIVTVIGGAN is encoded by the exons ATGAAAATATTTGTAAAAACTGTAGCCGCTAGAACCATCACCTTGGATGTTGAATCGACTGATACAATTGAAGATGTCGGAAAGAAGATCCAAAAATCCGAAG GTATTCCTTCAAATCAAAATTGTTTGATTTTCGACGGAAAGCGGTTGAAAAATAGTCATACCCTAGCTAATTGTGGCATCCAGAATG AATCAATACTTCATCTTGAATGGCTAAGTTATTCATGTTACTACTCGGCGCAGCGTAAAGTATGGGCATTAGCTCTTAAATTCCATCTAGACAAGAAGATTTGCCGCAA ATGTTATGCTCGTCTTCCGGCAAGAAATGTGGACATAGCAATCAGTTACGAGAGAAGAAGGGTCATCGTTACCGTAATTGGAGGAGCGAACTAG
- the LOC141608315 gene encoding uncharacterized protein LOC141608315 translates to MVLDSKYHPLCKEMKITNLMFADDILMFSKGEAGSMMLLLKSFSSFSKSSGLQVSASKSNAYFNGVADDLKRDFLSVSGFKEGKLPFRYLGMPIQTTRLQKKDCQCLVDNICNRIHSYGARKFSYAGRLTVVQHVLNSLHSYWASLFVLPKGVIQKIEATCRNFLWDGSAVFRRNPLVAWDTICRPKKEGGLGLKNQVLWNIAMVGRLVDWIATKKESVWVQWVTVNYLKGVPWQVYTASSYSSWVWRRICKVKDMIASGYSQGVWQVQQAGYTPAGCYEWLRDDRAKVEWHNAVWDSWNLPKHRFMGWLIAHRALHTNSKLKSFGMVVDGLCFLCGQTEETQDHLFFECAYSKRVIAELMDVSGLTLPVSDTLKWCSQSTGIKTKRKVGTAMVLSAMYQIWQQRNKSRIEHMVIKPISIALLISDDMKRRIKERDKSKLNSQELDWLGRLKFM, encoded by the coding sequence ATGGTCCTGGACTCCAAGTATCACCCATTATGCAAAGAGATGAAGATCACAAACCTTATGTTTGCAGACGATATCTTGATGTTCAGTAAAGGGGAAGCAGGGTCTATGATGCTTCTTCTGAAATCTTTCTCTTCATTCTCTAAATCTTCTGGACTCCAAGTAAGTGCTAGTAAATCAAACGCTTACTTTAATGGAGTAGCAGATGACCTCAAAAGAGATTTCTTAAGTGTGTCTGGATTTAAAGAGGGCAAACTCCCTTTTAGGTATCTAGGGATGCCTATCCAGACCACGAGACTTCAAAAGAAGGACTGTCAGTGTTTGGTGGACAACATATGCAATAGAATTCATAGTTATGGCGCCAGGAAATTTTCATATGCAGGAAGGCTTACAGTTGTACAACATGTTCTGAATTCCTTGCACTCCTATTGGGCTTCTTTATTTGTGCTCCCTAAAGGAGTTATTCAAAAAATAGAAGCAACTTGCAGAAATTTTTTATGGGATGGCAGTGCTGTGTTTAGACGAAATCCGCTTGTTGCTTGGGACACCATCTGCAGGCCAAAGAAGGAAGGAGGTTTGGGTCTAAAGAATCAGGTCTTATGGAACATTGCCATGGTTGGTAGACTTGTGGATTGGATTGCCACAAAGAAGGAATCAGTATGGGTCCAGTGGGTGACTGTAAACTACCTAAAGGGGGTTCCTTGGCAGGTGTACACGGCTTCCAGTTATTCCAGTTGGGTGTGGAGGAGGATATGCAAGGTGAAGGACATGATAGCGAGTGGTTATAGTCAGGGGGTATGGCAGGTGCAACAAGCTGGCTATACTCCTGCTGGCTGCTACGAATGGCTTAGAGATGATAGAGCTAAGGTTGAATGGCACAATGCTGTCTGGGACAGCTGGAACTTGCCTAAGCATAGGTTCATGGGGTGGCTCATTGCTCACAGGGCCCTGCACACTAACAGTAAACTGAAAAGCTTTGGGATGGTTGTGGATGGACTGTGTTTCTTGTGTGGGCAAACAGAAGAGACCCAGGACCATCTGTTTTTCGAGTGTGCATATAGCAAACGGGTAATAGCTGAACTAATGGACGTTTCTGGTCTTACCCTTCCTGTTAGTGATACTCTGAAATGGTGCAGTCAGTCTACTGGAATAAAAACAAAGAGGAAAGTTGGGACTGCAATGGTGCTGAGTGCTATGTATCAGATTTGGCAACAGAGAAACAAGAGTCGAATTGAACATATGGTGATCAAACCTATTAGTATCGCTTTGTTGATAAGTGATGATATGAAGAGGAGGATAAAAGAACGGGATAAGTCGAAGTTAAATTCTCAGGAATTAGATTGGCTCGGTAGATTAAAATTTATGTAA
- the LOC141609222 gene encoding ubiquitin-ribosomal protein eL40 fusion protein-like, producing MKIFVKTVAGRTIPLDVESTDTIEDVGKKIQKSEGIPSNQNCLIFDGKRLKNSHTLANCGIQNESILHLEWEREGYAWYYSAHRKVRALALKFHLDKKICRKCYARLPPRATNCRKKKCGHSNQLREKKGFLYYNWRRILD from the exons ATGAAAATATTTGTAAAAACTGTAGCCGGTAGAACCATCCCCTTGGATGTTGAATCGACTGATACAATTGAAGATGTCGGAAAGAAGATCCAAAAATCCGAAG GTATTCCTTCAAATCAAAATTGTTTGATTTTCGATGGAAAGCGGTTGAAAAATAGTCATACCCTAGCTAATTGTGGCATCCAGAATG AATCCATACTTCATCTTGAATGGGAAAGAGAAGGGTATGCATGGTACTACTCGGCGCATCGTAAAGTCCGGGCATTGGCTCTTAAATTCCATCTAGACAAGAAGATTTGCCGCAA ATGTTATGCTCGTCTTCCTCCAAGAGCCACCAATTGTCGAAAGAAGAAATGTGGACATAGCAATCAGTTAAGGGAGAAGAAAGGTTTTCTTTATTATAATTGGAGGAGAATACTAGACTAG